The Pan troglodytes isolate AG18354 chromosome 1, NHGRI_mPanTro3-v2.0_pri, whole genome shotgun sequence genome includes a region encoding these proteins:
- the LOC112208623 gene encoding late cornified envelope protein 2B, translated as MSCQQNQQQCQPPPKCPPKCTPKCPPKCPPKCLPQCPAPCSPAVSSCCGPSSGGCCGPSSGGCCSSGGGGCSLSHHRPHLFHRRRHQSHDCCESEPSGGSGCCHSSGGCC; from the coding sequence ATGTCTTGCCAGCAAAACCAGCAGCAGTGCCAGCCCCCTCCCAAGTGTCCTCCCAAGTGTACCCCAAAATGTCCACCTAAGTGTCCCCCTAAATGCCTGCCCCAGTGCCCAGCTCCATGTTCCCCTGCAGTCTCTTcttgctgtggtcccagctctgggggctgctgtggtcccagctctggGGGCTGCTGCAGCTCTGGGGGTGGTGGCTGCTCCCTGAGCCACCACAGGCCCCATCTCTTCCACCGGCGCCGGCACCAGAGCCATGATTGCTGTGAGAGTGAACCTTCCGGGGGCTCTGGCTGCTGCCACAGCTCTGGGGGCTGCTGCTGA